From a region of the Agrobacterium tumefaciens genome:
- a CDS encoding prephenate dehydratase, with amino-acid sequence MTTSTKSIAFQGDYGANSDMACRDMFPDMDPLPCATFEDAFNAIENGDADLGMIPIENTLAGRVADIHHLLPESRLHIIGEYFMPIRFQLMVLPGVQRSEIRTVHSHIHALGQCRKIIRSNGWKAIVAGDTAGAAKLVSEQGDRSMAALAPRLAADLYGLDIVAENVEDSENNVTRFVILSRDEKWVKRTSPDEVIVTTFVFNVRNIPAALYKAMGGFATNGINMTKLESYQIGGKFVATQFYADIEGHPDDEAVRRALDELRFFSEKVRILGVYKGHAMRDKLNQS; translated from the coding sequence ATGACAACGAGCACAAAAAGTATTGCCTTCCAGGGAGACTACGGCGCCAATTCGGACATGGCGTGCCGCGACATGTTTCCGGATATGGACCCGCTTCCCTGCGCGACCTTCGAAGACGCATTCAACGCCATCGAAAATGGCGATGCGGATCTGGGAATGATCCCGATCGAAAACACGCTGGCTGGCCGGGTAGCCGACATCCATCATCTTTTGCCGGAATCCCGTCTCCACATCATCGGCGAATATTTCATGCCGATCCGCTTCCAGCTCATGGTTTTGCCGGGTGTGCAGAGAAGTGAAATCCGCACCGTCCACAGCCATATCCATGCGCTTGGTCAATGCCGCAAGATCATTCGTTCAAACGGATGGAAAGCCATTGTCGCCGGCGATACGGCAGGCGCCGCCAAGCTCGTCTCAGAGCAGGGCGATCGCAGCATGGCAGCACTTGCACCGCGTCTCGCCGCAGATCTCTACGGTCTCGATATCGTTGCAGAAAATGTCGAGGATTCGGAAAACAACGTCACACGTTTCGTTATTCTGTCCCGCGACGAAAAATGGGTCAAACGTACGTCACCGGATGAAGTCATTGTCACGACGTTTGTTTTCAACGTTCGCAACATTCCGGCCGCGCTTTACAAGGCCATGGGCGGGTTTGCCACCAACGGCATCAACATGACGAAGCTCGAAAGCTACCAGATTGGCGGAAAGTTCGTGGCGACGCAGTTCTATGCCGATATCGAGGGCCATCCGGATGATGAAGCCGTTCGTCGCGCGCTGGACGAATTGCGCTTCTTCTCAGAGAAGGTCCGCATCCTCGGCGTCTACAAAGGCCACGCAATGCGTGACAAGCTGAACCAGAGCTAA
- a CDS encoding MOSC domain-containing protein yields the protein MKIQAICRADAQTLPGKTTKTGIFKHVVQGPVMIDAEGIVGDAVCNRKHHGGPDQAIYAMGSADLDFWSQSLGYVVEPGLFGENLVVDGLDSATLHVGDRLYATEVALEVTAARIPCATLSTRLGDPDFAPRFREAGHPGFYCRVLKGGFLQAGEDLAFEAYRGTKLPIPVILQRFRPMRLTEKERADYLGTPLAERFRAMLEV from the coding sequence ATGAAAATACAGGCAATCTGCCGCGCCGATGCGCAAACCTTGCCCGGAAAAACCACAAAAACGGGCATTTTCAAACACGTCGTGCAGGGGCCTGTCATGATCGATGCCGAGGGCATCGTTGGAGATGCCGTCTGTAACCGCAAACATCACGGCGGCCCGGATCAGGCGATCTACGCGATGGGCTCTGCTGATCTCGATTTCTGGTCGCAAAGCCTCGGTTACGTGGTGGAACCCGGCCTGTTCGGTGAGAATCTTGTGGTGGATGGTCTCGACAGCGCGACCCTGCATGTCGGGGACCGGCTTTACGCGACAGAGGTGGCTCTGGAGGTGACGGCGGCCCGTATTCCTTGCGCCACTCTGTCGACCCGTCTCGGTGATCCGGATTTTGCACCCCGTTTTCGCGAAGCCGGACATCCGGGCTTTTATTGTCGTGTGCTGAAAGGCGGTTTCTTGCAGGCGGGAGAAGACCTTGCCTTCGAGGCTTATCGCGGAACGAAACTGCCCATTCCCGTCATTCTTCAGCGTTTTCGTCCGATGCGGCTGACAGAAAAAGAGCGCGCCGATTATCTCGGCACGCCGCTTGCTGAACGCTTTCGCGCAATGCTTGAGGTGTAA
- a CDS encoding penicillin-binding protein: MAGKGKSRERVEPSFGDFHDSGDDLRLDASDRISGGRKQAAKAAKDDDLPPPKSPKGQTLQKRQKQKRVETRGITGMFRSLVYWCIVLGIWGGIGVAGLVLYYGARMPSAASWSIPERPPNVKIVSVNGTVLANRGTTGGEALALEDMSPYIPQAVMAIEDRRFYSHFGVDPLGLGRAIVTNVLTGRTVQGGSTLTQQLAKNLFLSPDRTLERKVQEVLLAFWLEHKYTKDQILAMYLNRVYFGSNAYGVEAASRRYFNKSARDVNLGEAALLAGLLKAPSRLSPARDPQAAEERAQVVLQSMRDVGFITDSEIKTAMSQPPTKAKRFWSGAEHYAADMVLDEVRMLIGDVKQDIVVDASIDPDLERDAEKSLTHILQGDGKKQAASQAALVSIDGTGAIRAVVGGADYAESQFNRAAKAKRQPGSAFKPFVYVAALESGLTPYSIRNDAPVKIGNWTPENYEKKYRGEVTLATALANSLNTIAAQLVMEVGPDRVTQVAHRMGIESDLQSNASIALGTSEVSLLELTASYAPFMNGGYKATPHIVKRITDADGKVLYENKYDNPPRVLNEDIAATMNGMLSRVITEGTGKAARLQGWQAAGKSGTTQSFRDALFVGYTSNLTTGVWFGNDDGTSMKKVTGGGLPARAWKDFMTAAHSGLSPSPLFGLGTTGVPPLGEMQQPPSENAPSSIGDIISNALGGGSSNTDAYPAAPVALDRPQTDAPMPPSNIPGQRMEPDYANGGPVPPADIGGQEPARNGAKQTTLLDILMGN, from the coding sequence ATGGCAGGTAAAGGCAAATCACGCGAGCGGGTAGAACCTTCCTTCGGGGATTTTCACGATTCCGGCGATGACCTGCGCCTTGACGCAAGCGACCGTATCAGCGGCGGGCGAAAGCAGGCAGCGAAAGCTGCGAAAGACGACGACCTTCCTCCGCCGAAATCGCCAAAAGGCCAGACGCTCCAAAAGCGTCAGAAACAAAAACGCGTGGAGACACGCGGCATCACCGGTATGTTCCGCTCACTTGTTTACTGGTGCATCGTGCTGGGCATATGGGGCGGGATCGGTGTTGCGGGACTTGTTCTTTATTATGGCGCCCGCATGCCCAGTGCTGCAAGCTGGTCCATCCCTGAGCGCCCGCCGAATGTGAAGATCGTTTCTGTCAACGGGACGGTTCTTGCCAATCGCGGGACGACCGGCGGCGAGGCTTTGGCGCTTGAGGATATGTCGCCCTACATTCCGCAAGCGGTCATGGCGATCGAAGACAGGCGTTTTTACTCGCATTTTGGGGTTGATCCGCTCGGCCTCGGCCGCGCCATCGTCACCAACGTATTGACGGGACGCACCGTCCAGGGCGGTTCGACCCTTACCCAGCAGCTTGCCAAGAACCTGTTCCTGTCTCCCGACCGGACATTGGAACGCAAGGTGCAGGAAGTGCTTCTGGCGTTCTGGCTGGAGCACAAATACACCAAGGACCAGATTCTCGCGATGTATCTCAATCGCGTCTATTTCGGTTCCAATGCCTATGGTGTCGAAGCGGCCTCCAGACGGTATTTCAACAAGTCGGCGCGTGACGTCAATCTGGGTGAAGCAGCCCTGCTGGCCGGCCTCCTCAAGGCACCCTCGCGCCTCTCCCCTGCCCGTGACCCGCAGGCTGCTGAAGAACGCGCCCAGGTCGTGCTTCAATCCATGCGTGATGTCGGATTCATCACCGACAGCGAAATCAAGACGGCGATGTCACAGCCCCCAACCAAAGCGAAACGCTTCTGGTCCGGTGCAGAACATTATGCTGCCGACATGGTTCTCGATGAAGTCCGCATGCTGATCGGCGACGTGAAGCAGGACATCGTTGTCGATGCCAGCATCGATCCAGACCTGGAACGCGACGCCGAAAAGTCCCTGACGCACATTCTTCAGGGGGACGGTAAAAAGCAGGCTGCGTCCCAGGCAGCTCTGGTTTCCATCGATGGAACCGGAGCCATCCGCGCAGTGGTCGGCGGGGCCGATTACGCCGAAAGCCAGTTTAACCGTGCTGCGAAGGCGAAACGGCAGCCTGGCTCAGCCTTCAAACCCTTCGTTTATGTAGCGGCGCTCGAATCCGGGCTGACACCCTACTCCATCCGCAACGATGCGCCGGTCAAGATCGGCAACTGGACACCGGAAAACTACGAAAAGAAATACCGCGGTGAAGTGACACTGGCGACAGCGCTTGCCAATTCGCTGAACACCATCGCGGCCCAACTGGTGATGGAAGTCGGCCCCGATCGTGTGACGCAGGTTGCGCATCGTATGGGTATCGAATCCGATTTGCAGAGCAATGCATCGATTGCACTCGGAACCTCCGAAGTATCACTTCTGGAGCTGACTGCGTCTTACGCACCGTTCATGAACGGCGGCTACAAGGCCACGCCGCATATCGTCAAACGTATTACCGATGCCGACGGCAAGGTGCTTTACGAAAACAAATACGACAATCCGCCGCGCGTGCTGAACGAAGACATTGCCGCGACGATGAACGGCATGCTGAGCCGCGTTATCACCGAGGGAACGGGAAAAGCGGCGCGGCTGCAGGGATGGCAGGCCGCCGGAAAGTCGGGAACGACCCAGTCTTTCCGTGATGCGCTGTTCGTCGGCTATACCAGCAATCTGACAACCGGTGTCTGGTTCGGCAACGATGATGGCACCTCCATGAAGAAGGTGACGGGTGGCGGGCTGCCCGCAAGAGCCTGGAAAGACTTCATGACGGCTGCACATTCCGGCCTGTCTCCATCACCACTTTTCGGCCTCGGCACAACCGGCGTTCCTCCCCTAGGCGAGATGCAGCAGCCACCGTCGGAAAATGCGCCATCATCGATTGGCGACATCATTTCCAACGCGCTTGGTGGAGGCTCGTCGAATACCGACGCCTATCCAGCCGCCCCGGTTGCGCTTGACCGACCTCAGACAGACGCGCCCATGCCGCCATCCAATATTCCGGGGCAACGAATGGAGCCGGACTATGCCAATGGCGGTCCCGTTCCGCCTGCCGATATTGGTGGTCAGGAGCCAGCAAGAAACGGCGCGAAACAGACCACACTCCTCGACATTCTGATGGGCAATTGA
- a CDS encoding HIT family protein: MEDALETFRLDERLARDSELVTRLGLCELRLQNDSRWPWLVLVPQRNDVSELFELTPLDQAMLTFETNLVANALKDVTQATKINVGALGNIVRQLHVHIIARNEGDTCWPGPIWGHGTAVPYPAEEKKSFMQKISGAL, from the coding sequence ATGGAGGACGCCTTGGAGACATTCCGCCTGGACGAAAGATTGGCGCGGGACAGCGAGCTTGTGACCCGGCTCGGCCTGTGCGAACTGCGCTTGCAGAACGACAGCCGCTGGCCTTGGCTGGTACTGGTGCCGCAACGAAACGATGTGAGCGAGCTCTTTGAATTGACGCCGCTCGATCAGGCGATGCTGACCTTCGAAACCAATCTGGTTGCCAATGCTTTGAAGGATGTTACCCAGGCCACCAAGATCAATGTCGGCGCTTTGGGAAATATCGTTCGCCAACTGCACGTCCATATCATTGCCCGTAATGAAGGTGACACCTGCTGGCCAGGGCCCATATGGGGGCATGGTACCGCGGTGCCGTACCCCGCAGAGGAAAAGAAATCTTTCATGCAAAAAATCTCCGGCGCTCTCTAA
- a CDS encoding YbaB/EbfC family nucleoid-associated protein, producing the protein MRDIMGMMGKVKEMQAKMEKVQEEIAALEIEGKSGGGLVTVILNGKGEMRGLKVDPSLFKEDEVEILEDLIVAAHKDAKEKGEAQAQEKMAGLTAGLPLPPGMKFPF; encoded by the coding sequence ATGCGCGACATCATGGGCATGATGGGCAAAGTCAAGGAAATGCAGGCCAAGATGGAAAAGGTGCAGGAAGAAATTGCCGCCCTTGAAATCGAAGGCAAGTCCGGTGGCGGTCTCGTCACCGTCATCCTCAACGGTAAGGGCGAGATGCGCGGCCTGAAGGTTGATCCTTCGCTATTCAAGGAAGACGAAGTTGAAATCCTCGAAGACCTGATCGTGGCCGCCCATAAGGACGCCAAGGAAAAAGGCGAGGCGCAGGCGCAGGAAAAGATGGCGGGCCTGACCGCCGGGCTTCCGCTGCCGCCAGGCATGAAGTTTCCTTTCTAA
- a CDS encoding DNA polymerase III subunit gamma/tau produces MSDTVSTTPSTSQNGAGYRVLARKYRPKDFSDLMVGQEPMVRTLTNAFETGRIAQAYMLTGVRGVGKTTTARILARALNYKTPEIDKPTIDLRIPGEHCQAIMEGRHVDVIEMDAASHTGIDDIREIIEQVRYRPVSARYKVYIIDEVHMLSTQAFNGLLKTLEEPPEHVKFIFATTEIRKVPITVLSRCQRFDLRRISAADLVGLFTAIAGKEGFEADPQALAMIARAAEGSARDGLSLLDQAIAHGGGRVETEAVRGMLGLADRARIVDLFEHVVKGDVAAALSEFNGQYEAGANPVVVLNDLADFTHLVTRMKYVPDAADDPSLSEVERVRGAEFSESIAVSALSRIWQMLLKGIPETENASRPAGAAEMVLIRLAHAANLPAPEDAARRLLELSNGEGSISNGGGNGGGNGGGARAYASTQAVASAHAAPQRQPSAQPTAMLRAVPDSRPQEMQIAVAKTEDRPEPKVAVNSLQDIADLCGKNRDPVMKAKVRGFVRLVRLEPGRLDMRLGEGAPGSLPGELGVKLKEWTGIHWIVSLSKEQGQPTLVEAEVNARDARLVDARQDPDVAAILQQFPGAKITDVRIRAVQQDDSEEIAPPSVAESSEGDILPGDDIEF; encoded by the coding sequence ATGAGCGACACCGTATCCACCACCCCAAGCACTTCCCAAAACGGAGCTGGATACCGGGTACTGGCGCGCAAATACCGCCCGAAAGATTTTTCCGACCTGATGGTCGGCCAGGAGCCGATGGTCCGGACGCTGACAAACGCGTTCGAAACCGGCCGCATTGCCCAGGCCTATATGCTGACCGGTGTTCGCGGTGTGGGGAAGACAACAACAGCACGCATTCTCGCCCGTGCCTTGAACTACAAGACGCCCGAGATCGACAAACCGACCATTGATCTGCGCATTCCCGGTGAACATTGCCAGGCGATCATGGAAGGCCGCCATGTCGATGTCATCGAAATGGACGCCGCCTCTCACACCGGTATCGACGATATCCGCGAGATCATCGAACAGGTTCGGTACCGCCCTGTTTCGGCGCGTTACAAGGTCTACATCATCGACGAAGTGCACATGCTTTCGACGCAGGCATTCAACGGTCTTCTGAAGACCCTCGAAGAACCCCCGGAACATGTGAAGTTCATTTTCGCGACCACGGAAATTCGCAAGGTTCCAATCACCGTTCTGTCGCGTTGCCAGCGTTTCGACCTGCGCCGAATCAGCGCTGCCGATCTGGTCGGATTGTTTACCGCAATCGCTGGCAAAGAAGGCTTCGAAGCCGATCCGCAGGCCTTGGCAATGATTGCTCGCGCTGCGGAAGGCTCCGCACGTGACGGTCTGTCGCTGCTCGATCAGGCGATCGCCCACGGCGGCGGACGTGTCGAAACGGAAGCCGTGCGCGGCATGCTTGGCCTTGCCGACCGGGCACGTATCGTTGATCTGTTCGAGCACGTCGTCAAAGGCGATGTCGCGGCCGCCCTTTCAGAATTTAACGGTCAATACGAAGCGGGTGCAAACCCTGTCGTGGTGTTGAACGACCTCGCAGATTTCACCCATCTTGTCACGCGCATGAAATATGTGCCGGATGCCGCTGACGATCCCTCGCTTTCGGAAGTCGAGCGCGTGCGTGGCGCGGAATTTTCCGAAAGCATCGCCGTTTCGGCGCTGTCGCGCATCTGGCAGATGCTGCTCAAGGGTATTCCCGAAACCGAAAATGCCTCGCGCCCGGCAGGTGCCGCAGAAATGGTGCTGATCCGTCTTGCCCATGCTGCGAACCTGCCCGCACCTGAAGATGCCGCGCGCCGTCTGCTGGAACTCTCCAACGGCGAAGGCAGCATTTCGAATGGCGGCGGCAATGGTGGCGGAAACGGCGGAGGTGCCCGCGCCTATGCCTCAACGCAGGCCGTTGCATCCGCCCATGCGGCACCGCAGCGGCAACCATCCGCGCAGCCGACCGCCATGCTGCGTGCTGTGCCGGACAGCCGCCCGCAGGAGATGCAGATCGCTGTCGCGAAGACCGAAGACCGGCCGGAGCCGAAGGTTGCGGTCAATTCCCTTCAGGATATTGCCGATCTCTGCGGAAAGAACCGCGATCCGGTTATGAAGGCAAAGGTGCGCGGTTTCGTACGCCTGGTGCGACTGGAACCCGGCCGTCTCGACATGCGGCTTGGAGAAGGTGCGCCGGGGTCTCTCCCAGGCGAACTCGGCGTGAAGCTGAAGGAATGGACCGGCATCCACTGGATCGTCAGCCTGAGCAAAGAACAGGGTCAGCCAACGCTGGTTGAAGCCGAGGTCAACGCCCGCGATGCGCGTCTTGTGGATGCGCGACAAGACCCTGACGTGGCCGCGATCCTGCAACAGTTTCCGGGTGCAAAGATCACCGACGTGCGTATTCGCGCCGTTCAGCAGGACGATTCGGAAGAAATCGCGCCGCCATCTGTCGCCGAGTCCAGCGAAGGCGACATTCTGCCCGGCGACGACATCGAGTTTTAA
- the recR gene encoding recombination protein RecR, whose translation MAKRVTGPEIEKLIQLLAKVPGLGPRSARRAALHLIKKKEQLLGPLGHAMGEAYDKVKICSCCGNVDTIDPCTVCSDVQRDQSIIIVVEDVSDLWALERASAMNTAYHVLGGTLSPLDGVGPEDLNIKGLIDRVSAGGIRELIIAVNATVEGQATAHYITDRLADLGVKITRLAHGVPVGGELDYLDEGTLTAALRARTTI comes from the coding sequence ATGGCAAAACGAGTCACCGGCCCCGAAATCGAAAAACTCATTCAGCTTCTCGCAAAAGTGCCGGGGCTAGGCCCCCGCTCGGCGCGGCGTGCTGCCCTGCACCTCATCAAGAAGAAGGAACAGCTTCTCGGGCCTCTCGGTCACGCCATGGGCGAGGCCTATGACAAGGTAAAGATCTGCTCCTGCTGCGGCAATGTCGATACTATCGATCCCTGCACCGTTTGTTCGGATGTTCAGCGCGACCAATCGATCATCATCGTGGTCGAAGACGTATCCGATCTGTGGGCCCTGGAGCGTGCAAGTGCCATGAACACCGCCTATCACGTGCTGGGTGGTACGTTGTCGCCGCTCGACGGCGTGGGGCCGGAAGATCTGAACATCAAGGGGCTGATCGACCGTGTCAGCGCAGGCGGCATCCGTGAGCTTATCATCGCCGTTAACGCCACTGTCGAAGGCCAGGCGACTGCCCATTACATCACCGACCGGCTCGCCGATCTCGGCGTCAAGATCACCCGGCTTGCACATGGCGTGCCCGTCGGTGGCGAACTCGATTATCTCGATGAAGGCACATTGACCGCGGCACTTCGAGCGCGCACCACAATCTGA
- the nudC gene encoding NAD(+) diphosphatase — MISMTIFETTAPHPEASALTAFSQNALDRFAEKRTENCVADALKIDGTHIFALAGGRLVLKHDEQVIDPLFSAYELAELQPDFDNAVLLGYRETGEPRIAVPVGVTEDRLASHHKLADARTLYRDHLLDEELLGEVAQAVSLTHWNAQNRFCGRCGTEMELRIGGYKRVCPACNNMIFPRTDPVVIMLTIDVERDLCLLGRGAHFSPGMYSCLAGFVEPGETIESAVRRETHEESGVAIGRVRYHASQPWPMPHSLMIGCYAEALSFEISRDEIELEDCRWFTRQEVAAMLEATPGEGISGPHGGAIAHRLMRDWVEWSK; from the coding sequence ATGATCTCAATGACGATTTTTGAAACCACTGCCCCCCATCCCGAAGCAAGCGCACTGACTGCATTTTCCCAAAACGCGCTTGATCGTTTCGCTGAAAAGAGAACCGAAAACTGTGTTGCCGATGCGCTGAAGATCGACGGCACGCATATTTTCGCCCTAGCTGGTGGCCGTCTTGTGCTGAAGCACGACGAGCAGGTGATCGATCCGCTGTTTTCCGCGTACGAACTGGCCGAGTTGCAGCCGGACTTCGATAACGCAGTTTTGCTGGGGTACCGCGAGACCGGTGAGCCGAGAATTGCTGTTCCGGTTGGTGTCACGGAAGATCGGCTGGCCAGCCATCACAAACTTGCCGATGCGCGCACGCTCTACCGTGACCACCTGCTCGACGAGGAATTGCTGGGCGAGGTTGCTCAGGCCGTCAGCCTGACGCACTGGAACGCCCAAAACCGCTTTTGCGGTCGTTGCGGCACGGAAATGGAGCTGCGTATTGGCGGCTACAAGCGCGTCTGCCCCGCCTGCAACAACATGATTTTTCCGCGGACCGATCCCGTCGTCATCATGTTGACGATTGATGTGGAGCGCGACCTTTGCCTGCTGGGACGTGGCGCGCATTTTTCGCCAGGCATGTATTCGTGCCTTGCCGGGTTTGTGGAGCCGGGTGAAACAATCGAATCGGCTGTTCGTCGTGAAACGCATGAGGAATCCGGCGTCGCAATCGGTCGTGTGCGCTACCACGCCTCACAACCATGGCCGATGCCCCATTCGCTGATGATCGGTTGCTATGCCGAGGCGCTGTCGTTCGAAATCTCTCGCGATGAAATCGAACTGGAAGACTGCCGCTGGTTCACCCGGCAGGAGGTTGCAGCAATGCTGGAAGCAACGCCGGGTGAGGGCATATCTGGCCCGCACGGCGGTGCCATTGCGCACCGTCTGATGCGCGACTGGGTGGAATGGTCCAAATAA
- a CDS encoding sugar transferase — protein MLGIKGSPRAAFQSAASQSAIAFEEPDVELSQDQSTFSALARGQFATKRAIDIAGASIALMALAPVLLTVAALVKIDSKGPVLFSQIRWGMNGRRIRVYKFRSMRTDLCDASGVAQTVKDDPRVTRIGAILRRSNIDELPQLLNVLKGDMSLVGPRCHAIGMLAAGRLYEDLVPHYHLRHRMRPGITGLAQMRGLRGPTDRSDKARARIVSDLYYIDNFSVWLDIKIMIGTVISELRGGKGF, from the coding sequence ATGCTGGGTATCAAAGGGTCTCCACGCGCCGCGTTCCAGAGCGCGGCTTCACAATCGGCAATCGCTTTTGAAGAGCCGGACGTAGAACTTTCTCAAGACCAATCAACATTTTCCGCCTTGGCGCGCGGTCAATTCGCAACCAAACGCGCGATCGATATTGCCGGCGCATCGATTGCATTGATGGCACTTGCGCCGGTGCTTTTAACGGTCGCCGCTCTGGTCAAGATCGATAGCAAAGGACCCGTCCTGTTTTCCCAGATACGCTGGGGCATGAACGGTCGCCGGATACGCGTCTACAAATTCCGTTCGATGAGGACGGACTTGTGCGACGCGAGTGGCGTGGCACAGACGGTAAAAGACGACCCCCGCGTGACCCGCATCGGCGCTATTCTCCGACGGTCGAATATCGATGAACTGCCGCAACTGCTGAATGTTCTGAAGGGTGACATGTCGCTCGTAGGACCTCGTTGCCATGCAATCGGCATGCTTGCGGCCGGCCGTCTCTATGAGGATCTCGTTCCCCATTACCATCTGCGTCACAGGATGCGCCCCGGCATCACCGGGCTTGCCCAGATGCGGGGACTGCGGGGACCGACCGACCGCAGTGACAAGGCGCGGGCACGCATTGTCTCCGACCTTTATTACATCGATAATTTTTCCGTCTGGCTGGATATCAAGATCATGATCGGCACAGTCATATCCGAACTGCGCGGCGGCAAGGGTTTCTAA
- a CDS encoding YbaK/EbsC family protein translates to MTIESVRAFFAEKSPDVTVIETEASSATVALAAEAHGVDPDQIAKTICLKAGDTIFLVVAAGTKRLDNRKFRDRFGAKPRMLGAEDVVSVTSHPVGGVCPFGLPEPIPVFCDVSLRSYNEVVPAAGATNAAVKISPHAMAELTEAEWIDVCQ, encoded by the coding sequence ATGACCATTGAATCCGTCCGCGCCTTTTTCGCCGAAAAATCTCCTGACGTCACCGTCATCGAAACGGAAGCAAGTTCAGCAACCGTTGCGCTCGCGGCTGAAGCGCATGGTGTCGATCCCGATCAGATCGCCAAAACCATCTGCCTGAAGGCAGGAGACACCATTTTTCTCGTCGTGGCTGCCGGTACCAAACGGCTCGACAATCGCAAGTTTCGAGACCGGTTTGGCGCAAAGCCCCGAATGCTTGGCGCGGAAGATGTTGTGTCTGTCACAAGCCATCCCGTTGGTGGCGTCTGCCCTTTCGGTCTGCCGGAACCCATTCCAGTGTTTTGCGATGTCTCGCTGAGAAGCTACAACGAAGTGGTTCCTGCCGCCGGCGCGACCAATGCAGCCGTCAAAATTTCTCCGCACGCCATGGCCGAACTGACAGAAGCGGAATGGATCGACGTCTGCCAATGA
- a CDS encoding 3-deoxy-manno-octulosonate cytidylyltransferase has translation MKNRDFEKAVVLIPARMASTRLPGKPLADIGGKPMIVQVALRAREAGAEKIVVAVDDNDVFAAVQNAGFEVMMTRDDHQSGSDRIFEALQKADPYGKAEYVINIQGDLPTIEAETIHASLRPMENPSVDIATLTVEITDEEEKINPNVVKVVGSPLSETRLRALYFTRATAPYGEGPLYHHIGLYTYRRAALEKFVRLSPSPLEKREKLEQLRALEAGMRIDAEIVRSVPLGVDTPADLEKARHILAGRTH, from the coding sequence ATGAAGAATAGAGATTTCGAAAAGGCAGTGGTGCTCATACCTGCCCGTATGGCCTCCACACGTCTGCCTGGTAAACCTCTGGCCGATATCGGCGGCAAGCCGATGATCGTGCAGGTTGCCTTGCGTGCACGCGAAGCCGGTGCAGAGAAAATCGTGGTTGCCGTTGATGACAACGACGTGTTCGCCGCCGTTCAAAATGCCGGCTTTGAAGTGATGATGACACGGGATGACCACCAGTCTGGATCGGATCGTATTTTCGAAGCGCTCCAGAAGGCCGATCCTTATGGCAAGGCCGAATACGTCATCAACATTCAGGGCGATTTGCCAACCATCGAGGCGGAAACCATTCACGCCTCGCTGCGGCCGATGGAAAACCCGTCGGTGGATATCGCCACGCTGACGGTGGAAATCACCGACGAGGAAGAAAAAATCAATCCGAACGTGGTCAAGGTCGTGGGCAGCCCGCTGTCCGAAACCCGGCTGCGCGCATTGTATTTTACCCGTGCGACCGCACCCTATGGTGAAGGACCGCTTTATCATCATATAGGGCTCTACACCTATCGCCGGGCGGCGCTCGAAAAATTCGTGCGCCTTTCCCCTTCGCCACTGGAGAAGCGCGAAAAGCTGGAGCAGCTTCGCGCTCTGGAAGCGGGCATGCGGATCGATGCTGAGATCGTGCGCTCGGTACCACTGGGTGTCGACACGCCGGCTGATCTTGAGAAAGCCCGCCATATCCTTGCAGGCAGAACCCACTGA
- a CDS encoding cytochrome c family protein, which produces MNSYVNMGVGALLGTVFVLMSVSIASEGIFHAPVPEKEGFAIVAETSGGEAGAAAAATPIAQLLANADAAKGETVFKKCTACHTGESGGANKVGPNLFDIVNRPIASHEGFSYSAAMKDFSKGGSVHWDYDHLSHFLEGPKKFVAGTAMGFAGVKKETERADLIAYLRTLSANPAPLPDPAAAPAPTN; this is translated from the coding sequence ATGAATTCATACGTAAACATGGGCGTTGGTGCGTTATTAGGCACCGTTTTCGTCCTCATGTCGGTGTCGATCGCATCCGAGGGCATCTTCCATGCACCGGTGCCGGAGAAGGAAGGTTTTGCCATCGTCGCGGAAACGAGTGGCGGTGAGGCAGGAGCGGCCGCTGCGGCAACGCCGATCGCCCAGTTGCTTGCCAATGCGGACGCGGCCAAGGGTGAGACGGTCTTCAAGAAGTGTACGGCCTGTCATACCGGAGAGAGTGGTGGAGCAAACAAGGTCGGCCCCAATCTCTTCGATATCGTCAACAGGCCGATCGCCTCTCATGAAGGTTTCAGTTACTCCGCAGCCATGAAGGATTTCTCGAAGGGTGGTTCGGTTCATTGGGACTACGACCATCTGAGCCACTTCCTCGAAGGCCCGAAAAAGTTCGTTGCTGGCACGGCCATGGGCTTTGCTGGTGTGAAGAAGGAAACGGAACGTGCGGATCTGATCGCTTACCTGCGGACGCTTTCTGCAAATCCTGCACCGCTGCCCGATCCGGCGGCGGCCCCTGCGCCAACCAATTGA